The genomic segment ACCCGCATAAAAAGCGTATATGGGACGATCCGTGAATATCCATTGAGTGGAATCCTTGTGTTTCAACACTAGATTCATAACTTCAAGACTTTTGGGTGGTCTTCCTTTAGGCTTAGCAGGAATCGCAATCATAGAGACAATCAAAAGTGCTGTGGCTAAGAGGGGAAAAATTAGCTTTTTGAAGTTTAAAGATTTTGGATTAGAATTCCACCCTTCTGGAAAAAAATTAATGACTAAAGCAACTCCATAGCCAGCTAACCAGCAGATGGGAATCGCCAGTAAAGGATAGTAGTGATACCAAACAGGTTTATGCTTGAGGAGAATTAGGCTAGCAGTCACTAGCCATGTTATAGGAAAAATCCCCTCTCTTTGTTTTTTAAATAAAATTGCTAGGCTACCAATGAATGCCAAAAATACATAGTCATAGTCTTGATAAAGAAAGTAAGGTAAATTTTCAATATTATTAAAGGTTGTTGATTGACCTTGAACTTTCTCTCCCAAGTGTGCTTGAACTAGCTGTTCATAATTAAAAGCTTGAAAAATTAAGCTAACTCCTAGATAGATAACTGCAATAAAAATTAACCATAAAAGCAGGGGAGATAAAACAGAGGACGGAAAGAAGTTTTTTGATTTACTTGCCTCCGGTTCTCGGAGTTTAAAATCCAGCAGATAAAAAATCATTAAAGGAACCAGAAATATAGTAAATAGTTTTGTTTGCAAAGATACTGCTAAAACGGCTCCTGATAAAATAATGAAACGTTTACGACGCTGCCGTTTGTAGAGAGTTAGCAAATAAACAGAGAGCATTGCCAGAGATAAAGAGGGAATCCCAATCATCACGGAAATGCTGAGTCTAAGAAATAGCCATGAGCTGAAGAGTAATATTGTAGCGACAAGAGTAGGTATTATTCCTAAAGAAAAGCGTAGAATTTGATAAAAAGACCAGATTAGAAGTGCTGAGAAGAGTATAACCAACACCCGTGCCGCAAAAACTGAATATCCAAATATATTAAACCAGTAGGATAATAAGACTGTGAATAGAGGTGGTTGATCGTTCCATATCTGCGTGTATAGAGAAAAGCCTTGCGAGTATAAAAGCGCTTTGATTAAATTTAATCCCTCGTCATAATCGAATTCAAAGGCTTGCTGAACTGGTCTGATGGCAAGTACGAAGCCAACATAGAGAAATAGTATGAGTAAATGAAAAAAGATATTCTTTAAATGGGTCATGTTTAATAAAATTTTCAATTTTATAGGCGGCGCTCGCCTAAGATCAATAATTAATGAGAAGCTAATGGTAAATGGAGAGGATATTTTTAATACATTTTAAAAACTAATTGCACTTCGGAACCCCACCCTAACCCTCCCCGTAAACGGGGAGGGAGAAAGGAGAAAGGGAGAAATCCTAGCTGAGGATGGGTTATATAAATTTTCACAAGAGAGATACTCCCAATTAAATAGCTAGCAGACAAACCTTATGTAGGTTTTTATGTAATAGGTGAAATTAGTCAAGCGCTTATATTATGTATCTGACCTTATTACCTCGACCTCACCAATGATTGCTTGGGTTCCTGGGGAATTTCCGACCGCATCGCGGACTTCCAATGCTTGTCCGTTGCTGGGCGAATACCACCCTACCTCAAGACGGTAGCGATTAGGTGGTGTACCGGGTGTAACTGTAAGTTTATGGACATCCCGTAAGACTGTCCCTGAAGTTACTTGATCTGTGAAAAAATAACCATCCAGCGGACGTGCATCGGAACGGTTTTGCAGGTTTCCTTGCGTGTCGCGCAGACTGATGTTAATGGTCATATCAGGGGGCATCGGTGCTAAAAATTTCCAGTAGAATGTCACTACCAGCGCTTCATCGGGCAAGAGTTTAGAAGTATTCAGGTCATAACCGAGCAATTGTACCTGCTTGCCAAAAGACAAAGAAAGCGGAACCTGAATGCGTTCTAAATCCTCCAGTAAAGGCACCGGGCCAGGATACACTCGTGCATAGTCAATATCGTGCAATCGTGCCGCATATAACGGTTGCTGAGGGGCAAAGTAAGCGATCGCTTTTGGTTCTGGCAACTGACGCTGGAATTGGTTGTAGTACAATACCACGCGATTCGCTGTCGTCCAAGGTTGAGGATCGGGCAGAATATCTTTTTCGATCGGTAAAGTTTGACCGTGAAAATAGGCAGCAAATGAGGAACTATACCAACTGGCGACTTTGATTTCTTTCGCATTCGGTAACTGATTCAACCATTTAGCCGCTAAGTCGAGACCCTCGCCTTGACCGATCATAAATATGTGTTTGGCAGCAGCCGAACCGCCCAGCAAAGGGTTGTAATAGCTCAGGTAATAAGGATAGTAGGGGATAAGGACGATGAGTTGTAATCCGAAAAGGGCGATCGCTGTCGTTACGCCTCGGTTAATTCCCCACTGACCAATGTGATGCTTCCCAAAGCGACGCCGCAGTACCTCCGCACCACGTCCAACCCAAACCACTATTTCAAGCCAGCCAACCGCAGATAGCAGTGCTAGCACTGGCAATAAAAGGTTAATGTAACGGTCAATCTTACTGTCGCTGACTGAGAGGGTCAGCAGCACGCACAAGGGAATTAAAGCGAGTGCTGTTACTTCCGGCATCTTCTTTTGGTGACGCCGCAGCTTGGGGATTAGCAATATCGCTAAAAATGCCAGCAACCCCACTTGCAGCACGGGAGAGAGACGATACGCCAGCACTAGCGGATAAAAAAGTAGTCCCGGCGAATCAGTGATTTGCCCTAAAAAGAAAAGTACGCCTCTGGCTGACTCTTTCAACAGACCTTTATAAATCTGCGCCACAACATAGGAAGGGGACACCCACATCGCAGGCCAAATTAGAACGATTGTCCCTAAAATGCTCAATCCCCACCACCTGAGATCCGCCAACTGCCGCTTCCAACCCCTTTGAGGAAAGCGGGTTCGCCAGATTCCCGACTCAATTAGCACGATCCAGAGGGCAACAGCAGGCAAGATAAATAAAGCTGTCACTTTTGTCGCTGTCGCCAGTCCCATAAATACCCCAGAGGCGACAAGCAAGCGACGGCGATAGCGATCGCGTAGCGGCGCTGATGCGCTTAGCAAATCGCTCCGCAGATACAGTAAAAATAGCAGCAACGCCAAAATACTAAAATCAGCCATGAGCGCGTCAGTCGTGAGGTAGCGCTGATAAGCCAAAAAGAAGGGTTCTAGTAACAGTAGGCT from the Coleofasciculus sp. FACHB-T130 genome contains:
- a CDS encoding glycosyltransferase family 39 protein, whose translation is MLGIFLVSLTLRILAITVPINSDEVLWMTRGSTFIQNLLEGDLTGTYRRHHPGVTNMWVIGSSMLANCRLQKHFPSLLGLNQPLDLDACFNQVQFPILFYVLPRLLQGAIASACMVCFYILAKQLLGQSVALCSLSLLLLEPFFLAYQRYLTTDALMADFSILALLLFLLYLRSDLLSASAPLRDRYRRRLLVASGVFMGLATATKVTALFILPAVALWIVLIESGIWRTRFPQRGWKRQLADLRWWGLSILGTIVLIWPAMWVSPSYVVAQIYKGLLKESARGVLFFLGQITDSPGLLFYPLVLAYRLSPVLQVGLLAFLAILLIPKLRRHQKKMPEVTALALIPLCVLLTLSVSDSKIDRYINLLLPVLALLSAVGWLEIVVWVGRGAEVLRRRFGKHHIGQWGINRGVTTAIALFGLQLIVLIPYYPYYLSYYNPLLGGSAAAKHIFMIGQGEGLDLAAKWLNQLPNAKEIKVASWYSSSFAAYFHGQTLPIEKDILPDPQPWTTANRVVLYYNQFQRQLPEPKAIAYFAPQQPLYAARLHDIDYARVYPGPVPLLEDLERIQVPLSLSFGKQVQLLGYDLNTSKLLPDEALVVTFYWKFLAPMPPDMTINISLRDTQGNLQNRSDARPLDGYFFTDQVTSGTVLRDVHKLTVTPGTPPNRYRLEVGWYSPSNGQALEVRDAVGNSPGTQAIIGEVEVIRSDT
- a CDS encoding glycosyltransferase family 39 protein: MTHLKNIFFHLLILFLYVGFVLAIRPVQQAFEFDYDEGLNLIKALLYSQGFSLYTQIWNDQPPLFTVLLSYWFNIFGYSVFAARVLVILFSALLIWSFYQILRFSLGIIPTLVATILLFSSWLFLRLSISVMIGIPSLSLAMLSVYLLTLYKRQRRKRFIILSGAVLAVSLQTKLFTIFLVPLMIFYLLDFKLREPEASKSKNFFPSSVLSPLLLWLIFIAVIYLGVSLIFQAFNYEQLVQAHLGEKVQGQSTTFNNIENLPYFLYQDYDYVFLAFIGSLAILFKKQREGIFPITWLVTASLILLKHKPVWYHYYPLLAIPICWLAGYGVALVINFFPEGWNSNPKSLNFKKLIFPLLATALLIVSMIAIPAKPKGRPPKSLEVMNLVLKHKDSTQWIFTDRPIYAFYAGLPVPPELAVMSDKRFKSGNLTFDDIIAVLKKYRPEQIVLARWIETFKSNSQFNTYIDENYSKTYQDDKGTVEHYLLKKSSS